The following coding sequences lie in one Vicia villosa cultivar HV-30 ecotype Madison, WI unplaced genomic scaffold, Vvil1.0 ctg.001100F_1_1, whole genome shotgun sequence genomic window:
- the LOC131633254 gene encoding uncharacterized protein LOC131633254, with amino-acid sequence MAGPDPSPPTVFLANSKLVAGAPVAGKFSRGESGEEDTTQHHSGIPFAISLNLLSDSWNFQPDRFLPFLTENTNFTVIGVIGGPGVGKSSIMNELYAFDSTSSEMLPPFVIESKEERATARHCSKGIEPRISAERVILLDTQPVFSASVLAEMMEPDGSSTISVMTGESLSAELAQEIMAIQLAVFLASTCHILLVVSDGVHDDDLWHLMSTADLLKGDISDPSLLSSSSGLEKDSKVPEREYMATPVFVRTKLREQELTPKNILLLKKELMQYFKTSSFVTKTTRNHSDEQVSSFNRDTDSNTLNLFTIPCKEKKENPRAESYISALRKIRDQILSVKRSSFMRPVSEREWLESSAKIWDQVRNSSKISEYCRSLQDSGMY; translated from the exons ATGGCGGGACCTGATCCCTCTCCTCCAACGGTCTTTCTTGCAAACTCCAAACTCGTTGCCGGAGCTCCCGTCGCCGGAAAATTCAGCCGCGGTGAATCTGGAGAAGAAGATACCACGCAGCACCACTCCGGTATCCCTTTCGCCATATCCCTCAACCTTCTCTCCGATTCTTGGAATTTCCAGCCCGATCGCTTTCTCCCT TTTTTGACTGAGAATACGAACTTCACTGTGATCGGAGTGATTGGAGGACCTGGAGTTGGCAAGTCCTCTATAATGAATGAACTTTATGCTTTTGATTCAACTTCTTCGG AGATGCTACCACCTTTTGTCATCGAATCTAAAGAGGAAAGAGCTACGGCAAGGCATTGTTCTAAGGGCATTGAACCAAGGATATCGGCTGAACGTGTTATTCTTCTTGATACACAG CCTGTATTCAGTGCTTCTGTTTTAGCTGAGATGATGGAACCTGATGGGTCTTCAACAATTTCGGTGATGACTGGAGAATCTTTGTCAGCTGAATTGGCTCAAGAGATTATGGCTATTCAG CTTGCTGTTTTTCTAGCATCCACATGTCATATTCTGCTGGTGGTGTCAGACGGAGTCCATGATGACGACTTGTGGCATTTGATGTCAACG GCTGATTTGCTGAAGGGTGACATTTCAGACCCATCCTTACTGTCTTCTAGCTCAGGGCTTGAGAAAGATAGCAAAGTTCCTGAAAGAGAATACATGGCTACTCCTGTTTTTGTACGCACAAA GCTAAGAGAACAAGAGTTGACTCCTAAAAATATTTTGCTGCTGAAGAAGGAGCTCATGCAGTATTTCAAAACATCCTCTTTTGTTACAAAAACTACTAGAAACCATTCTGATGAGCAAGTTTCATCTTTTAATAGGGATACAGATTCTAACACGCTAAATTTGTTTACGATCCCatgtaaagaaaaaaaagaaaatcccAGAGCTGAGAGTTACATTTCTGCTCTAAGGAAAATACGAGATCAG ATTTTATCAGTGAAGCGGTCATCTTTCATGAGACCCGTGTCTGAGCGTGAATGGCTAGAAAGTTCAGCCAAGATATGGGACCAGGTTAGAAACTCCTCAAAGATATCAGAATACTGTAGATCACTCCAAGATTCTGGTATGTATTGA